A window of the Lentisphaera araneosa HTCC2155 genome harbors these coding sequences:
- a CDS encoding alpha/beta hydrolase: MKRKSIHIITFLVVLSTLSLLAGDSKRKTGYNSLFMGHSFFWPAGNEVGKLISKTAIKDHQQYMIKGGDSAGGHISLLAALNTKGLNDPTDSKNIDTSIVAYIGYNPAFTERDHEDPQVDVLCHLNDKFPPSLILFGDQDPWLKGWNQAHKKLTQMGVKNVELKIAKNEGHAFWIYQPWSDILLIESDKFLAKLGLIEGEPTLKMPQPGEQMISATE, translated from the coding sequence ATGAAAAGAAAAAGCATCCATATTATCACATTTCTAGTAGTACTTTCAACGCTATCCTTACTTGCTGGAGATTCAAAAAGAAAGACAGGATACAATTCTCTTTTTATGGGCCATAGTTTCTTCTGGCCAGCTGGTAATGAGGTAGGGAAACTCATTTCTAAAACAGCCATTAAAGATCATCAACAGTATATGATTAAAGGTGGAGATTCGGCGGGCGGTCACATCAGCCTCTTGGCGGCCTTGAATACAAAAGGTCTAAATGATCCCACAGACTCGAAAAATATCGACACTTCTATCGTGGCCTACATCGGCTATAATCCCGCTTTCACTGAGCGCGATCATGAAGATCCACAAGTTGATGTACTTTGTCATTTAAATGATAAGTTCCCACCCTCACTGATTCTCTTTGGCGATCAAGATCCTTGGTTAAAGGGCTGGAATCAAGCTCATAAAAAGCTCACTCAAATGGGTGTAAAAAATGTCGAACTTAAGATCGCTAAAAACGAGGGTCATGCCTTTTGGATTTATCAACCATGGTCAGATATCCTGCTCATTGAATCAGATAAATTCTTAGCTAAGCTAGGTCTAATCGAAGGTGAACCCACACTCAAAATGCCTCAACCTGGCGAACAAATGATTTCTGCTACTGAGTGA